The following are from one region of the Desulfovibrio desulfuricans genome:
- a CDS encoding nitroreductase family protein: MIRTVRHSLSLLLSLAALALIPAAPTTVNAADSNARMELPAPNKTGGMPLMQALAQRRSIKTGFSGAALSPQQLSDLLWATWGVNREDGRRTAPTAMNRQDVRLYVALESGVWLYEPAHALVKVLDGDWRAQMGGGSLTLLYAVPQGNEWGGAHVGSLYQNAGLFCASAGLGNYVHVSGLHALDGKLPLTEGWKIFIVQTVGLLK; the protein is encoded by the coding sequence ATGATCCGTACCGTCAGACACTCACTGTCCCTATTGCTGTCATTGGCGGCTCTTGCGCTTATCCCCGCCGCTCCCACAACTGTGAACGCTGCGGACAGCAACGCCCGCATGGAGCTGCCCGCCCCCAATAAAACCGGCGGCATGCCCCTGATGCAGGCTCTGGCACAGCGCCGCTCCATAAAAACGGGCTTCAGCGGAGCGGCCCTTTCGCCCCAGCAGTTGAGCGATCTCTTGTGGGCTACCTGGGGCGTCAACCGCGAAGATGGACGCAGAACCGCCCCCACGGCCATGAACCGTCAGGATGTGCGCCTGTACGTGGCCCTTGAAAGCGGCGTATGGCTCTATGAACCCGCCCACGCCCTCGTCAAGGTGCTGGATGGCGACTGGCGCGCCCAGATGGGCGGCGGCTCGCTCACCCTGCTCTACGCCGTTCCGCAGGGCAATGAATGGGGCGGGGCGCATGTGGGCTCCCTGTATCAGAATGCCGGACTTTTCTGCGCATCAGCAGGCCTTGGCAACTATGTGCACGTGTCCGGCCTGCACGCGCTGGACGGCAAGCTCCCGCTGACCGAAGGCTGGAAGATATTTATTGTTCAGACTGTGGGCCTGCTGAAATAA